The Kitasatospora setae KM-6054 genome contains a region encoding:
- a CDS encoding acyl-CoA dehydrogenase family protein, with product MLDHRLSSEYEELRRTVAEFANDVIAPKIGEYYEQNEFPYEIIREMGRMGLFGLPFPEEYGGMGGDYFALCLVLEELARVDSSVAITLEAAVSLGAMPIHLFGTEEQKREWLPKLTSGEVLGAFGLTEPEGGTDAGATRTTARYDEATDEWVINGSKCFITNSGTDITGLVTVTALTEPLTHSSDGSSNHSPTREISSIIVPTGTAGFQVSKKYSKVGWNASDTRELSFTDCRVPAANLLGRQGRGYAQFLRILDEGRIAIAALATGLAQGCVDQSVQYAGTRRAFGRPIGANQVIQFKLADMETRAHISRLAWRDAASRLLHAEPFKKEAAIAKLYASEAAVDNAREATQIHGGYGFMNEYPVARMWRDCKILEIGEGTSEVQRMLIARELGVTS from the coding sequence GTGCTCGACCACCGCCTGAGCAGTGAGTACGAGGAACTCCGCCGCACCGTCGCGGAGTTCGCCAACGACGTGATTGCGCCGAAGATCGGCGAATACTACGAGCAGAATGAATTCCCGTACGAAATCATCCGGGAGATGGGGCGGATGGGCCTGTTCGGGCTGCCCTTCCCGGAGGAGTACGGCGGCATGGGCGGCGACTACTTCGCGCTCTGCCTGGTCCTGGAGGAACTGGCCCGGGTGGACTCCTCGGTGGCGATCACCCTGGAGGCCGCGGTCTCGCTGGGCGCGATGCCGATCCACCTCTTCGGCACCGAGGAGCAGAAGCGCGAGTGGCTGCCGAAGCTGACGTCCGGCGAGGTGCTCGGCGCCTTCGGCCTGACCGAGCCCGAGGGCGGCACGGACGCGGGCGCGACCCGGACCACCGCGCGCTACGACGAGGCCACCGACGAGTGGGTGATCAACGGCAGCAAGTGCTTCATCACCAACTCCGGCACCGACATCACCGGGCTGGTGACCGTCACCGCGCTGACCGAACCGCTCACACATTCGAGTGATGGATCGTCAAATCACTCGCCTACCAGGGAAATCTCCTCCATCATCGTTCCCACTGGAACCGCCGGGTTCCAGGTGTCGAAGAAGTATTCGAAGGTTGGGTGGAACGCCTCCGACACCCGAGAGCTGTCCTTCACCGACTGTCGCGTGCCTGCCGCCAACCTGCTCGGACGCCAGGGCCGCGGCTACGCCCAGTTCCTGCGCATCCTCGACGAGGGCCGCATCGCCATCGCGGCCCTGGCCACCGGCCTGGCCCAGGGGTGCGTCGACCAGTCCGTCCAGTACGCCGGGACCCGCCGCGCCTTCGGGCGGCCGATCGGCGCCAACCAGGTCATCCAGTTCAAGCTCGCCGACATGGAGACACGCGCGCACATCTCCCGCCTGGCCTGGCGGGACGCCGCCTCCCGGCTGCTGCACGCCGAGCCGTTCAAGAAGGAGGCGGCCATCGCCAAGCTGTACGCGTCCGAGGCCGCGGTCGACAACGCCCGCGAGGCGACCCAGATCCACGGCGGCTACGGCTTCATGAACGAGTACCCGGTCGCCCGCATGTGGCGCGACTGCAAGATCCTGGAAATCGGCGAGGGGACTTCGGAGGTCCAACGGATGCTCATCGCACGCGAACTCGGCGTGACGTCCTGA
- a CDS encoding bestrophin-like domain, which yields MLTVTLAAVSGAVLALVIGLLLGRTKRAREGTTTPQAMSFAGAAILGFFALFLGFSIAGTWQQLNAARQHTYEESRALTEAYWTAGGLPDADRPVVRARLRTYTGVVIDDEWATMQHDTGSQNAWRAIDQVRAAVDHATAHSQVEASARTDVLRSLSEVNAKRNARLGDLRASVPVLAIGGLLVGAVFVLATPSVIGLTSNPRNLVLMCFVGASVAFGVSMVAVMSGPFSGAVRVQPTAFQLALERYDQIDDDAGKSAPPLFRP from the coding sequence ATGCTGACCGTCACCCTCGCCGCCGTGTCGGGTGCGGTGCTGGCGCTGGTGATCGGCCTGTTGCTGGGGCGGACCAAGCGGGCGCGTGAAGGGACGACGACACCGCAGGCGATGTCCTTCGCCGGGGCGGCGATCCTCGGCTTCTTCGCGCTCTTCCTGGGCTTCAGCATCGCCGGCACCTGGCAGCAGCTGAACGCGGCGCGCCAGCACACCTACGAGGAGTCGCGGGCTCTCACGGAGGCTTACTGGACGGCCGGCGGCCTGCCCGACGCCGACCGGCCCGTGGTGCGGGCCAGACTGCGGACCTACACCGGGGTGGTGATCGACGACGAGTGGGCCACCATGCAGCACGACACCGGGAGTCAGAACGCCTGGCGGGCGATCGACCAGGTGCGGGCCGCCGTCGACCATGCCACGGCGCACAGCCAGGTCGAGGCGAGTGCCCGGACCGACGTGCTGCGGAGCCTGTCCGAGGTCAACGCCAAGCGGAACGCGCGGCTGGGTGATCTCCGTGCGTCGGTGCCCGTCCTGGCGATCGGCGGCCTGCTGGTGGGGGCGGTGTTCGTCCTGGCCACCCCCTCGGTGATCGGGCTGACCTCCAATCCGCGGAATCTGGTGCTGATGTGCTTCGTGGGCGCCTCCGTGGCGTTCGGGGTGAGCATGGTGGCGGTGATGAGCGGGCCGTTCTCCGGCGCGGTGCGCGTCCAACCGACGGCGTTCCAGTTGGCGTTGGAGCGCTACGACCAGATCGACGACGACGCCGGGAAGTCGGCCCCGCCGCTGTTCCGGCCCTGA
- a CDS encoding universal stress protein, protein MTDRSRPATGRRDGEPLLQEHGSRACDPQFQHGVVVGFDGSLSSERALAYAVGMARRSRCGLVIVHVANRLPTTVWAGCEPPVFVDLPDQRTEILGLELACADFLSGVPWILVERGGDICHEIEEVGREYAADAIVVGSTHGLLGKIFGSVSGRLARRANRPVIVIP, encoded by the coding sequence ATGACCGACCGATCCCGTCCCGCCACCGGCCGCCGCGACGGCGAACCGCTGCTCCAGGAGCACGGCTCGCGGGCCTGCGACCCGCAGTTCCAGCACGGTGTGGTGGTCGGCTTCGACGGCTCGCTCTCCAGCGAGCGGGCCCTGGCCTACGCCGTCGGCATGGCCCGCCGCTCCCGCTGCGGCCTGGTGATCGTCCACGTCGCCAACCGGCTCCCCACCACCGTCTGGGCCGGCTGCGAGCCACCCGTCTTCGTGGACCTCCCGGACCAGCGCACCGAGATCCTCGGCCTCGAACTCGCCTGCGCCGACTTCCTCTCCGGCGTCCCCTGGATCCTGGTCGAACGCGGTGGGGACATCTGCCACGAGATCGAGGAGGTCGGCCGCGAGTACGCCGCGGACGCCATCGTGGTCGGCAGCACCCACGGCCTGCTCGGCAAGATCTTCGGCTCCGTCTCCGGTCGGCTCGCCCGCCGCGCCAACCGCCCGGTGATCGTCATCCCCTGA
- a CDS encoding HAD family hydrolase: MPLLLLDLDNTLLPRDAAFRAWAEDFLAENGLPAGDLDWLITLDGSGYVPRSTVLGAAKRRYGLDRSAESMLAHYRLGINSHIRCPDSHVAALREAREAGWTLGIVSNGGTMPQLEKIRRTGLASLVDGWVISEEARCLKPDPLIFEIAVRRCGFRSAGDWKAQTWMVGDYGPADVAGAVATGLRSAWLHHGRPWAERAYRPTVSVPNLPEAVRVILGAGAVERPTAGRGFAAVAAAAAGRVQRPHGRLAIPASRLAPTPARVTAHALGASGAAGVQGPSKVPLGQPVALAKAVPLAPVEPVPAPSAVAVQARWGDASTAAG, translated from the coding sequence ATGCCGCTGCTCCTGCTCGACCTCGACAACACCTTGCTGCCCAGGGATGCCGCGTTCCGGGCCTGGGCGGAGGACTTCCTCGCCGAGAACGGCCTACCCGCCGGGGACCTCGACTGGCTGATCACGCTCGACGGCAGCGGCTACGTACCGCGCAGCACGGTACTGGGTGCGGCGAAGCGCCGCTACGGCCTCGACCGGTCGGCCGAGTCGATGCTCGCGCACTACCGGCTCGGGATCAACTCGCACATCCGGTGCCCGGATTCGCACGTCGCGGCGCTCCGGGAGGCGCGTGAGGCGGGGTGGACGCTGGGGATCGTCAGCAACGGCGGGACGATGCCCCAGCTGGAGAAGATCCGGCGGACCGGGCTCGCCTCGCTGGTCGACGGCTGGGTCATCTCGGAGGAGGCCCGCTGCCTGAAGCCGGACCCGTTGATCTTCGAGATCGCGGTGCGCCGGTGCGGGTTCCGGTCGGCCGGGGACTGGAAGGCGCAGACCTGGATGGTCGGCGACTACGGTCCGGCCGACGTCGCGGGGGCCGTGGCGACGGGGCTGCGCAGCGCCTGGCTGCACCACGGGCGGCCGTGGGCGGAGCGGGCCTACCGCCCCACGGTGAGCGTGCCGAACCTGCCGGAGGCGGTGCGGGTGATCCTCGGCGCAGGCGCGGTCGAACGCCCCACCGCCGGCCGGGGGTTCGCCGCGGTCGCGGCCGCCGCGGCCGGTCGGGTCCAGCGGCCGCACGGCCGCCTGGCCATCCCTGCCTCCCGGCTGGCGCCGACCCCCGCCCGGGTCACCGCGCACGCCCTGGGCGCGTCCGGCGCCGCGGGCGTCCAGGGCCCGTCGAAGGTCCCGCTCGGGCAGCCGGTCGCGCTGGCGAAGGCCGTCCCGCTCGCACCGGTCGAGCCCGTTCCGGCACCGTCCGCCGTCGCCGTCCAGGCCCGCTGGGGGGACGCCTCGACTGCGGCGGGGTGA
- a CDS encoding NAD-dependent epimerase/dehydratase family protein, translated as MRLAIVHGERDPHLEQSPAWAAHWPAEQRLAVVHHADVARALWRAAVAPGAAGRTFNVADDAPLTAWDHLYRLNGLVHPSGSAAGTAAAGTAGTGFDPWEGQVSTEAARRELGWRPVYPSAWAAADAGAL; from the coding sequence GTGCGGCTGGCGATCGTCCACGGGGAGCGGGACCCGCACCTGGAGCAGTCGCCGGCCTGGGCGGCGCACTGGCCCGCCGAGCAGCGGCTCGCCGTGGTGCACCACGCGGACGTGGCGCGGGCCCTGTGGCGGGCCGCGGTCGCCCCGGGCGCCGCCGGGCGCACCTTCAACGTCGCGGACGACGCCCCGCTCACCGCCTGGGACCACCTGTACCGGCTCAACGGCCTGGTCCACCCGTCGGGTTCGGCAGCGGGGACGGCGGCAGCGGGAACGGCCGGAACGGGGTTCGACCCGTGGGAGGGCCAGGTGTCGACCGAGGCGGCCCGGCGGGAGCTGGGGTGGCGACCGGTGTACCCGTCGGCCTGGGCCGCGGCCGACGCGGGCGCGCTCTGA
- the orn gene encoding oligoribonuclease, with translation MNDRLVWIDCEMTGLDLDRDALIEVAALVTDSELNVLGEGVDVIIRPPAEALEGMPEVVRQMHTASGLLDELADGLTMAEAQERVLAYVREHVPEAGRTPLCGNSVATDRGFLSRDMPELEGHLHYRIVDVSSIKELARRWYPRAYYNSPQKGGNHRALADIRESIAELRYYREAVFVPQPGPDTDTAREIAARHQLPTT, from the coding sequence GTGAATGACCGTCTGGTATGGATCGACTGTGAGATGACCGGCCTCGACCTCGATCGGGACGCCCTGATCGAGGTCGCCGCCCTGGTGACCGACTCCGAGCTGAACGTGCTCGGCGAAGGCGTGGATGTGATCATCCGCCCGCCCGCCGAGGCGCTGGAGGGCATGCCCGAGGTGGTGCGGCAGATGCACACCGCCTCGGGCCTGCTCGACGAGCTCGCGGACGGCCTGACCATGGCCGAGGCGCAGGAGCGGGTGCTGGCGTACGTCCGCGAGCACGTGCCGGAGGCCGGCAGGACCCCGCTGTGCGGCAACTCGGTGGCCACCGACCGCGGCTTCCTGTCCCGGGACATGCCGGAACTGGAGGGGCACCTGCACTACCGGATCGTGGACGTCTCCTCGATCAAGGAGCTGGCCCGCCGCTGGTACCCGCGCGCCTACTACAACAGCCCGCAGAAGGGCGGGAACCACCGCGCGCTGGCGGACATCCGCGAGTCGATCGCCGAACTGCGCTACTACCGCGAGGCGGTGTTCGTCCCGCAGCCCGGCCCGGACACCGACACCGCGCGGGAGATCGCCGCCCGCCACCAGTTGCCCACCACCTGA
- a CDS encoding DUF4442 domain-containing protein, translating into MTSTPIGELLTSTVPMVKTLQLEYLETTPERAVLRLPDLPEYRNHVGGPHAGAMFTLAESASGAIVLAAFGDQLGRAVPLPTVGEISFKKLARGVVTATATLGRPVAEVIAELDEGKRPEFPITVEITREDGAVTGVLEIVWTLRPNS; encoded by the coding sequence ATGACCTCTACCCCGATCGGCGAGCTGCTCACCTCCACCGTCCCGATGGTGAAGACCCTGCAGCTGGAGTACCTGGAGACCACCCCGGAGCGGGCCGTGCTGCGGCTGCCCGACCTGCCGGAGTACCGGAACCACGTGGGCGGGCCGCACGCCGGGGCGATGTTCACGCTGGCCGAGTCCGCCAGCGGGGCGATCGTGCTGGCGGCGTTCGGCGACCAGTTGGGGCGCGCGGTGCCGCTGCCGACGGTCGGCGAGATCTCGTTCAAGAAGCTCGCCCGCGGCGTGGTGACCGCCACCGCGACGCTCGGCCGCCCGGTCGCCGAGGTGATCGCCGAACTGGACGAGGGCAAGCGCCCCGAGTTCCCGATCACCGTGGAGATCACCCGCGAGGACGGCGCCGTCACCGGCGTGCTGGAGATCGTCTGGACGCTGCGCCCCAACTCCTGA
- a CDS encoding LacI family DNA-binding transcriptional regulator: MSPTAQRPDALHPGAGGRATARPTLEEVAALAGVGRGTVSRVINGSPRVSAKAREAVQAAIAELGYVPNRAARTLVTSRTDSIALVVPEAETRLFSEPYFSDIISGVSAELAETDMQLLLILVRNQRERDRLSAYLTAQRVDGVLVVSVHRDDPLPGLLESLEIPSVLAGRRGDLEPLSYVHADNAGGARMAVRHLLRRGCAQVATLTGPLDMEVAQARLGGYRRALEEAGHAYDEELVGLADFTEEGGRIAMRELLSRRPELDGVFCASDVMAAGAMQVLRAAGRRIPDDVAVIGFDDSIVARHTDPPMTSVRQPIEEMGRTMARLLLDEIHERGRARRQVVLATELIVRDSA; encoded by the coding sequence ATGAGCCCGACCGCACAGCGCCCCGACGCGCTCCACCCGGGCGCCGGCGGCAGAGCCACCGCGCGCCCCACCCTGGAGGAGGTGGCCGCGCTGGCAGGCGTCGGCCGCGGCACCGTCTCCCGGGTCATCAACGGTTCCCCGAGGGTCAGCGCCAAGGCCCGCGAAGCCGTCCAGGCCGCCATCGCCGAACTCGGCTACGTGCCCAACCGGGCCGCCCGCACCCTGGTCACCTCGCGCACCGACTCGATCGCGCTGGTCGTGCCCGAGGCCGAGACCAGGCTGTTCTCCGAGCCCTACTTCTCCGACATCATCAGCGGCGTCTCGGCCGAACTCGCCGAGACCGACATGCAGCTGCTGCTGATCCTGGTCCGCAACCAGCGGGAGCGCGACCGGCTCTCGGCCTACCTCACCGCCCAGCGGGTCGACGGCGTGCTGGTCGTCTCGGTGCACCGCGACGACCCGCTGCCCGGACTGCTGGAGAGCCTGGAGATCCCCTCCGTGCTGGCCGGCCGGCGCGGTGACCTCGAACCGCTCAGCTACGTCCACGCCGACAACGCCGGCGGCGCCCGGATGGCCGTCCGCCACCTGCTCCGGCGCGGCTGCGCCCAGGTCGCCACCCTCACCGGCCCGCTCGACATGGAGGTCGCCCAGGCCCGCCTCGGCGGCTACCGCCGGGCCCTGGAGGAGGCCGGCCACGCCTACGACGAGGAACTGGTCGGCCTGGCCGACTTCACCGAGGAGGGCGGCCGGATCGCGATGCGCGAACTCCTGTCCCGCAGGCCCGAGTTGGACGGCGTCTTCTGCGCCTCCGACGTGATGGCGGCCGGCGCCATGCAGGTGCTCCGGGCCGCCGGGCGGCGGATCCCCGACGACGTCGCGGTGATCGGCTTCGACGACTCGATCGTCGCCCGGCACACCGACCCGCCGATGACCAGCGTCCGGCAGCCGATCGAGGAGATGGGCCGCACCATGGCCCGCCTGCTGCTCGACGAGATCCACGAACGCGGCCGGGCCCGGCGGCAGGTGGTGCTGGCGACCGAGCTGATCGTCCGCGACTCCGCCTGA
- a CDS encoding ABC transporter substrate-binding protein, with protein MRTTSRPRRAAVVATAVLAASTLLLTACSSSSDKGGEKGGGDANAKITLNVGDFGTFGYKEAGLYDEYMAAHPNITIKYDTVQDGQKYWDALTTHLASGSGLADVQAVEVGYIAQATNTLGDKFVDLGKTEGINPANWLDWKSKQATTASGALIGLGTDIGPMAICYRSDLFQQAGLPTDREEVAKLWAGDWSKFVDAGKRYQAQAPAGTFFTDSASGLFNAVLSAQPEQYSDASGKLVYKTSAGVKTAWDLSVAASQAKISAGLRQFQDPWNAAFANAKFATVVCPSWMTGIISKYSGDSGKGKWDVAAAPVSSNWGGAFLTVPKAGKHTKEAAALVAWLTAPEQQAKVFTKVGNVPSTVGGLQQPAVQGAKQEYFNNAPTGQIFAAAAQSIKPAPIGEQDGNVKTIITDNGILDIEEHGTDPAKAWSNVTKLVDDKTGH; from the coding sequence ATGCGCACCACCTCCCGCCCCCGCAGAGCCGCTGTCGTCGCCACCGCCGTCCTCGCCGCCTCCACCCTGCTGCTCACGGCCTGCTCGTCGAGCTCCGACAAGGGCGGGGAGAAGGGCGGCGGCGACGCCAACGCCAAGATCACCCTGAACGTCGGCGACTTCGGCACCTTCGGCTACAAGGAGGCCGGCCTGTACGACGAGTACATGGCCGCGCACCCGAACATCACCATCAAGTACGACACCGTCCAGGACGGTCAGAAGTACTGGGACGCGCTGACCACCCACCTGGCCTCGGGCAGCGGCCTGGCGGACGTCCAGGCGGTCGAGGTCGGCTACATCGCGCAGGCCACCAACACCCTGGGCGACAAGTTCGTCGACCTCGGCAAGACCGAGGGCATCAACCCCGCCAACTGGCTGGACTGGAAGTCGAAGCAGGCCACCACCGCGTCCGGCGCGCTGATCGGCCTGGGCACCGACATCGGCCCGATGGCGATCTGCTACCGCAGCGACCTGTTCCAGCAGGCCGGCCTGCCGACGGACCGCGAGGAGGTCGCGAAGCTGTGGGCGGGCGACTGGTCGAAGTTCGTCGACGCGGGCAAGCGGTACCAGGCGCAGGCGCCGGCCGGCACCTTCTTCACCGACTCGGCCTCGGGCCTGTTCAACGCCGTCCTGTCGGCCCAGCCCGAGCAGTACTCGGACGCCTCCGGCAAGCTCGTCTACAAGACCAGCGCCGGCGTGAAGACCGCCTGGGACCTCTCGGTCGCCGCCTCGCAGGCCAAGATCAGCGCCGGCCTGCGCCAGTTCCAGGACCCGTGGAACGCCGCGTTCGCCAACGCCAAGTTCGCCACCGTGGTCTGCCCGTCCTGGATGACCGGCATCATCAGCAAGTACTCCGGCGACTCCGGCAAGGGCAAGTGGGACGTCGCCGCCGCGCCGGTCAGCTCCAACTGGGGCGGCGCCTTCCTGACCGTGCCGAAGGCCGGCAAGCACACCAAGGAGGCCGCGGCCCTGGTGGCCTGGCTGACCGCGCCGGAGCAGCAGGCCAAGGTCTTCACCAAGGTCGGCAACGTGCCCTCCACCGTCGGCGGCCTGCAGCAGCCGGCCGTCCAGGGCGCCAAGCAGGAGTACTTCAACAACGCGCCGACCGGCCAGATCTTCGCCGCCGCCGCGCAGTCCATCAAGCCGGCGCCGATCGGTGAGCAGGACGGCAACGTCAAGACGATCATCACCGACAACGGCATCCTCGACATCGAGGAGCACGGCACCGACCCGGCCAAGGCCTGGTCGAACGTGACCAAGCTGGTCGACGACAAGACCGGCCACTGA
- a CDS encoding carbohydrate ABC transporter permease produces MATHVRAEAPPARPAWRSRLYRFDLKASPYAFIAPFFLCFAAFGLFPLIWTGWLSLHYVDLLKPDVMEWRGFGNYTRLWSNDQFWTALRNTFTIGVISTVPQLLMALGLAHLLNFRMRGRGFFRVAILAPYATSIAAATLVFVQLFNPDYGFVNWMLDAVGIHPNWYADTWPSQIAISTIVTWRWTGYNALIYLAAMQAVPKDLYEAASLDGANRWQQFVRITIPSIRPTIMFTIIVSTIGATQLFGEPMLFGGGVGVSGGSAHQFQTLSLYLYELGWPSRQLGRASAVAWTMLLLLLLIGLAQYLITRYRKRHELGG; encoded by the coding sequence GTGGCCACCCACGTCCGCGCCGAGGCCCCGCCCGCGCGCCCCGCCTGGCGCTCCCGCCTGTACCGGTTCGACCTCAAGGCGTCGCCGTACGCCTTCATCGCCCCGTTCTTCCTCTGCTTCGCCGCGTTCGGCCTCTTCCCGCTGATCTGGACGGGCTGGCTGTCGCTGCACTACGTCGACCTGCTCAAGCCGGACGTGATGGAGTGGCGGGGGTTCGGCAACTACACCCGCCTGTGGTCCAACGACCAGTTCTGGACCGCGCTGCGCAACACCTTCACCATCGGGGTGATCTCCACCGTCCCGCAGCTGCTGATGGCGCTCGGGCTGGCCCACCTGCTCAACTTCCGGATGCGCGGCCGCGGTTTCTTCCGGGTCGCGATCCTCGCGCCGTACGCGACCTCGATCGCCGCCGCGACCCTGGTGTTCGTCCAGCTGTTCAACCCGGACTACGGCTTCGTCAACTGGATGCTGGACGCGGTCGGGATCCACCCGAACTGGTACGCCGACACCTGGCCCTCGCAGATCGCCATCTCCACCATCGTGACCTGGCGCTGGACCGGCTACAACGCGCTGATCTACCTGGCCGCGATGCAGGCGGTGCCGAAGGACCTGTACGAGGCGGCGAGCCTGGACGGGGCGAACCGGTGGCAGCAGTTCGTCCGGATCACCATCCCGTCGATCCGCCCGACCATCATGTTCACCATCATCGTCTCCACCATCGGCGCCACCCAGCTGTTCGGCGAGCCGATGCTGTTCGGGGGCGGCGTCGGCGTGTCCGGCGGCTCCGCGCACCAGTTCCAGACGCTCAGCCTCTACCTGTACGAACTGGGCTGGCCGTCCCGCCAGTTGGGCCGCGCCTCGGCGGTGGCCTGGACGATGCTGCTGCTCCTGCTGCTGATCGGCCTGGCGCAGTACCTGATCACCCGTTACCGCAAGCGCCACGAGTTGGGAGGCTGA
- a CDS encoding carbohydrate ABC transporter permease, with protein sequence MAATLSTPSARGARPAEQERPRGLFRRRAGDHDKAGPVAYVLLGIAALVSLFPLYWTFVAASSTGERVAQSPPPMVPGGELWNNITTAWDQADMGTALLNSTVVAGCVALSTVLFSTLAGFAFAKLRFRGRNALLTLVVATMTIPPQLSVIPLYRIVTKLDWGNHLQSVILPSLVAAFGVFFMRQFLSEALPFELIEAARVDGANSLRIIWHVVFPIARPAMAVLGMLVFVQSWNDFFWPFVVLTQQNPTVQVALSAIGGGSGHDINQAVIMTGALVGTLPLLLIFAVLGKHIVGGITSGAVKS encoded by the coding sequence ATGGCCGCCACCCTGTCCACCCCCTCCGCCCGCGGGGCGCGGCCCGCCGAGCAGGAGCGTCCGCGCGGCCTGTTCCGCCGCCGGGCCGGCGACCACGACAAGGCCGGCCCGGTCGCGTACGTGCTGCTCGGGATCGCCGCGCTGGTGTCGCTGTTCCCGCTGTACTGGACCTTCGTCGCGGCCTCCAGCACCGGTGAGCGGGTGGCCCAGTCGCCGCCGCCGATGGTGCCCGGCGGCGAGCTGTGGAACAACATCACCACCGCCTGGGACCAGGCGGACATGGGCACCGCGCTGCTGAACTCGACCGTCGTGGCGGGCTGCGTGGCGCTGTCCACGGTGCTGTTCTCCACGCTGGCCGGCTTCGCCTTCGCCAAGCTGCGCTTCCGCGGCCGCAACGCGCTGCTGACCCTGGTGGTCGCCACCATGACCATCCCGCCGCAGCTCAGCGTGATCCCGCTCTACCGGATCGTCACCAAGCTGGACTGGGGCAACCACCTGCAGTCGGTGATCCTGCCCTCGCTGGTGGCCGCGTTCGGCGTGTTCTTCATGCGCCAGTTCCTGTCCGAGGCGCTGCCGTTCGAGCTGATCGAGGCGGCCCGGGTGGACGGCGCGAACAGCCTGCGGATCATCTGGCACGTGGTGTTCCCGATCGCCCGGCCCGCCATGGCGGTGCTCGGCATGCTGGTGTTCGTGCAGTCCTGGAACGACTTCTTCTGGCCGTTCGTGGTGCTCACCCAGCAGAACCCGACCGTGCAGGTGGCGCTCTCCGCGATCGGCGGCGGCTCCGGGCACGACATCAACCAGGCCGTGATCATGACGGGTGCGCTCGTCGGCACCCTGCCGCTCCTGCTGATCTTCGCCGTTCTGGGGAAGCACATCGTCGGCGGGATCACGTCCGGCGCGGTCAAGAGCTGA
- a CDS encoding glycoside hydrolase family 1 protein encodes MTMTDPTTAAHTPAAAPRVAFPPGFAWGAATAAYQIEGAAAEDGRTPSIWDTFARTPGKVLNGDTGDVAVDHYHRFREDVRLMADLGLTSYRFSLSWPRIQPTGRGPAVERGLDFYRALTDTLLEHGISPVATLYHWDLPQDLEEAGGWPVRETAHRFAEYAALAGAALGDRIPVWTTLNEPWCSAFLGYGSGVHAPGRTNPADALKAAHHLNLGHGLAVGALREVLPASAKVAVSLNLHLVRPLTDTAADREAARRIEAVGNRIWTGPMFKGGYDADLKADTAHLVDWDELVRPGDEAEIGRPIDLLGLNYYNPTVVSAPGEATAESAEAARNDGHGDSEFSCWPGSEDVVFHLANDDVTAMGWPIDATGLSDSLAGLHRDFGLPLMVTENGAAFEDEVGPDGEVHDPERLRYVRLHLEAVADAIAAGADVRGYYLWSFLDNFEWAYGYSKRFGIVHVDYDTQRRTPKASARWYAEVIRRGGLA; translated from the coding sequence ATGACCATGACCGATCCGACCACAGCCGCCCACACCCCGGCGGCGGCCCCCCGGGTGGCCTTCCCGCCCGGCTTCGCCTGGGGCGCGGCCACCGCCGCCTACCAGATCGAGGGTGCGGCCGCCGAGGACGGCCGCACCCCGTCCATCTGGGACACCTTCGCCCGCACCCCCGGCAAGGTGCTGAACGGTGACACCGGGGACGTCGCCGTCGACCACTACCACCGCTTCCGCGAGGACGTCCGGCTGATGGCCGACCTCGGCCTCACCTCGTACCGGTTCTCGCTGTCCTGGCCGCGGATCCAGCCGACCGGCCGCGGCCCGGCCGTCGAGCGCGGCCTCGACTTCTACCGCGCGCTGACCGACACCCTGCTGGAGCACGGCATCTCGCCGGTCGCCACGCTCTACCACTGGGACCTCCCGCAGGACCTGGAGGAGGCCGGCGGCTGGCCGGTCCGGGAGACCGCCCACCGCTTCGCCGAGTACGCGGCGCTGGCCGGCGCCGCGCTCGGCGACCGGATCCCGGTCTGGACCACCCTCAACGAGCCCTGGTGCAGCGCGTTCCTCGGCTACGGCTCCGGCGTGCACGCCCCCGGGCGGACCAATCCGGCGGACGCGCTCAAGGCCGCCCACCACCTCAACCTCGGCCACGGCCTGGCGGTCGGCGCGCTGCGCGAGGTGCTGCCGGCCTCGGCGAAGGTCGCGGTCTCGCTCAACCTGCACCTGGTCCGCCCGCTCACCGACACCGCCGCGGACCGCGAGGCGGCCCGCCGGATCGAGGCGGTCGGCAACCGGATCTGGACCGGCCCGATGTTCAAGGGCGGCTACGACGCCGACCTGAAGGCCGACACCGCCCACCTGGTCGACTGGGACGAGCTGGTCCGCCCCGGCGACGAGGCCGAGATCGGCCGGCCGATCGACCTGCTCGGCCTCAACTACTACAACCCGACCGTCGTCTCGGCACCGGGCGAGGCCACCGCCGAGAGCGCGGAGGCCGCCCGCAACGACGGCCACGGCGACAGCGAGTTCAGCTGCTGGCCGGGCTCCGAGGACGTGGTCTTCCACCTCGCCAACGACGACGTCACCGCGATGGGCTGGCCGATCGACGCCACCGGCCTGTCCGACTCGCTGGCCGGCCTGCACCGCGACTTCGGCCTGCCGCTGATGGTCACCGAGAACGGCGCCGCCTTCGAGGACGAGGTCGGCCCGGACGGCGAGGTCCACGACCCCGAGCGGCTGCGCTACGTCCGGCTGCACCTGGAGGCCGTGGCCGACGCGATCGCCGCCGGGGCGGACGTGCGGGGCTACTACCTCTGGTCGTTCCTGGACAACTTCGAGTGGGCGTACGGCTACAGCAAGCGCTTCGGCATCGTCCACGTCGACTATGACACCCAGCGGCGCACCCCCAAGGCCAGCGCCCGCTGGTACGCGGAGGTGATCCGACGCGGAGGGCTCGCCTGA